A window of Methylobacterium bullatum genomic DNA:
CTTACTGGGAAAGGCAACGCGTACGACAACTTCATAATAGGCAACAGCGGGTCGAATAAACTCTTCGGCAAAGCCGGAAACGATACCCTTGATGGCGGAGCAGCGGGTACTGACCGGCTTGCAGGGGGAGTTGGCAATGACAGGTACATAATGGATCATGCGGGTGTCACCGTGATCGAATACGCTAACGAGGGGGTCGATCAGGTCATTTCGACGATAGACACGGTCTTAGGTAGGAATGTCGAAAAGCTGACTTTATTTGGCGATTTTGCAATTGACGGCGAAGGAAACGCACTAGCCAACATCATCGAAGGAAACGACTCAGACAATTCTATCGATGGAAAAGGTGGTGCTGATGCCATGTACGGCAATGGTGGCAACGATTCCTACGTCATCGACAATATTGATGATAGAATCTTCGAAGTGGACAAGGGTGGCACGGACCGCGCGATCTCCAGCGTGTCTTATTCTCTAGTCAAAGGGCAATCCGTTGAGCAATTGTACCTAACAGGATCTGATGCGCTCGATGCAACCGGGAATGAAATCGCAAATATTATCGTGGGAAATTTAGGAGCTAACTCGGTCAAAGGTCTCGCCGGCGCGGACAGACTAACTGGCGGCGCGGGCGCTGATACATTTTTTTACGCGACCCTATCTGATAGCAAAACCTCAGCGTCCAAACGAGACGTTATTGAAGATTTCGATCGTTCGGAAGGTGACAAAATCAATGTTAAAGCCATCGATGGAAATGCAACTATTGGCGGAAATCAAGCATTTTATTTTCTAGGAAGCGCTGAACTAGGGCCTGTTGTCGGCGCGATTAATTATAAACATTCTGGCAAAAATACGATTGTAAGCGGCGACGTTGATGGCGACGGCCGAGCAGATATGTCGATCTTGCTTAAGGGTGTCATCGCACTACAACAAGATGATTTCATACTATGACTATTTTTCTAGTCCTGTAATTCTCTTTCACATGGCAGGACATTTTATTTTTGCTGTACCGCAACCTATTTTATACAGTAAAGTGGGGGTACTTAGCGGCTGGGATCACGCCCAGCCTGATCCAGCCGACCCCAACCTCCCCTACGGCTTAAGGACCCGTAAAATAATTCGGCTTAAGACCCCTTAAACCCGCCGTATTTACCGTGCGGTACCTGAGCGTCTCGGATCGCGGGGCGCTCACAGGTTCAGACGAAACGCATGGCGAACGGACGCAAGGGACGCGGGCGGGAGGAGCCGAACTTCGACGTGCCCGAAGGGCGCATCGGTGGGCGCGGCGACCTCGACCTGCGGCTCAGCGGCGACGATCGCGCCGGAGGCGGTGTGGGCAGACGCGCGACGAGCAGCAACGGCCAGGGCGAAGGCCCCCGGCGCCCCTCGGCGCGGGCCAAGACACCGGCTCGCAAGCCGCGCCGGCGCTCGTTCCTGGGCGGTCTCTTCTACGGCACCCTCGTGCTCGGCCTGTGGGGCGTCATCGCCATCGCGGGGCTGGTGGCCTACCACGCCTCGCAACTGCCGCCGATCGACCAGCTCGCCGTTCCGAAGCGCCCGCCCAACATCGCCATCCTGGCCAGCGACGGCTCGCTGCTCGCCAATCGCGGCGAGACCGGCGGACGGGTGGTCAGCATCGGCGAGCTGCCGCCCTATCTGCCCCGCGCCTTCGTGGCGATCGAGGACCGGCGTTTCTACAGCCATTTCGGCGTCGACCCGGTGGGCATCGCCCGCGCCGTGGCCCAGAACGTCACCCGCCGCGGCGTCTCGCAGGGCGGATCGACCCTGACGCAGCAGCTCGCCAAGAACCTGTTCCTGACGCCGGAACGCTCGGCCTCGCGAAAAATCCAGGAGGCGATCCTCGCCCTGTGGCTGGAGCACCGCTACACCAAGGACGAGATCCTCGAACTCTACCTGAACCGGGTCTATTTCGGCGCCGGCGCCTATGGCATCGAGGCCGCCGCCCAGCGCTATTTCGGCAAGCCCGCCAAGGCGGTGACGCTGGCGGAAGCCGCCATGCTCGGCGGCCTCGTCCAGGCCCCCTCGCGTCTCGCCCCCAACCGCAACCTGCCCGCCGCCCAGGCGCGCGCGGCCCAGGTTCTGGCGGCCATGGAGGAGCTCGGCTTCGCCAAGCCCGCCGAGGTGAAGCTGGCGCTGGCGACACCGGCGCGGCCGGCGAGCAGCCGTGGCGGCGGCTCGGCCAATTACGTGGCCGATCTCGTCATGGACGTCCTCGACGACTTCCTGCCCAAATTCGACACCGACATCGTCGTCACCACCACCGTCGACACCCGCCTCCAGGGCGCGGCCGAGAAGGCGCTGGTGGACGAGCTGAACCAGAAGGGCGCGCGCTACAACGTCGCCCAGGGGGCGGTCGTCTCGATGAGGCCGGACGGCGCGATCCGGGCGCTCATCGGCGGGCGCGACTACGCCCAGAGCCAGTTCAACCGGGCCACCACCGCCAAGCGCCAGCCGGGCTCCTCGTTCAAGCCCTTCGTCTACCTCGCCGCCGTGGAGCGCGGCCTGACCCCGGACACCGTGCGCGACGACGCGCCGATCAGCATCAAGGGCTGGAACCCGGAGAACTATTCGCGCGACTATCGCGGGCCGGTCCCCTTGCGCGAGGCGCTGGCGCTGTCGCTCAACACCGTGGCCGTGCGCCTCGGCCAGGAAGTCGGCCCGAAGGCGGTGGTGCAGGCGGCCCAGCGCCTCGGCATCTCCTCGCCGCTGCAGGCCAACGGCTCCCTGGCGCTCGGGACCTCGGAAGTGACACCACTGGAGATGGTGGGCGCCTATGCCGCCTTCGCCAATGGCGGCACCGGCGTGAACCCCTACGTCATCGCCAACGTGAAAAGCACGACGGGCAAGGTGCTCTACCAGCGCAAGGACACCAATCTCGGCCGGGTGATGAATGCCGAGACCGTCTCGATGATGAACGCGATGATGCACGAGACCTTCGTCTCCGGCACCGCGAAAAAGGCCGAGGTTCCGGGCTGGGACCTCGCCGGCAAGACCGGCACCAGCCAGGATTTCCGCGATGCCTGGTTCATCGGTTACTCGTCGACCCTCGTCACCGGCGTCTGGCTCGGCAACGACGACGGCGAGTCCACCAAGAAGGTCTCCGGTGGCAACCTGCCCGGCGAGATCTGGAAGACCTATATGACCGTGGCCCTCAAGGGCCAGACTCCGACGATGCTGCCCGGCGCCAACCATTGGCGCAACCGCGCCCCGGCGGAGGTTCCCGCCACCACCGGCACCGCACCGGGAGGCCTCATCGGCGCGCTGCTTGGCGAGCCGCAATCCGCCGCTCCGCCCCCGCGCGTCGCCGCCAACCAGCGCGCCCGCGGGCCGAGCCAGGACGACCGGAATTTCCTGGAGAAGCTGTTCGGCGTGGGGGAATAGGCGCGGGAGAGAAGCGCCTGCCGAAGCTGGGCCGGACCGTTTGAGTTCGGTCGACCTCTACAGTCCGGCGATGCCCTTCAGCGCCGCATTGATCCGGTCCTGCCAGCCGGGGCCGTCCTTCTGGAAATGCTCCAGCACGGCGCGGTCGAGGCGCAGGGACACCATCTCGCGGGCACCGGGCGGGCTGAGCGGCGCGGTGGGGGCGCGTTCGACGGGTTTGGGAGTGTCGGGCGCCTTGGTGGTGGCGGCCTTGAAGGCGGCTTCCGCCGCCTGGCGGGGGTCGCTGGCGCGACGGGTCCGATCGAATGCCATGGGTCGGTTTCCTGGTAAGGCTGTCTGGCTCAGCTCGCGGAGCGCTTGCGCTTGGGGGCCGGCGCGGGAGCGGCAGCCTTCTCCGCGGCATCGGCGGCTTCCTTGGCGAGGCGAAGGGCGCGCAGCTTCACGGTGCGCTCGTCGATCTCCTTCACCGATTGCAGATGCTCCGCCATCGCCTGCGCGCCTTCCTTGGCCATCCGCTCCGCGCGCTCGGCGCGCTCTTCGGACCGGGTCCTGGCGTCGGTTTCGTCGCTCATCGTCGTCCTTCCTGGCTCCCCTCGCCTCGCTGCCCGCGCATCGACCGCATCATTCGCCGGGGCGGAGGCGGCAGCGGCGGATGAACCGCTCGTGCCCGCTCGCGCGGCGCATCATGTCGACGATCGAGACGAGTGCCGGCGGATGTGAAAATCCGCGGTCGGCGGCGAGGAAGGGTGATCCACACACCCTTCGCACGGGACCGGCTTCAGGCGGGATCGCCGGGACATAGCACGTCCGGGCACCAAAAAGCGAACCCTGGCAAGGACTCGCGGTGGTCGCGCAGGTAAATCCCGGTGGATGTCCCCGTCAAAACGCCGCGATGAGGACGATTCCGGCCACCATCAGCCCGGCACCCGCGATCCGTGCCTTGCCGGCGCGGTGCTTCGGCATCCCGAGCCAGCCGAAATGGTCGATGGCCAGCGACGTCAGCAGGTTGGCGGTGATGAGCAGCCCGTTGAAGGCGCCGGCCCCTACCTTGTCGACGAAGAGCAGGCCGCCGAACACCGCCACCGCCCCCGCGATTCCGCCCAGAGGCGCCCACCACGGCATGCCCGCAAGGTCGTCGCGGGTCGGGAGCGGGACCGGCCGGATCGCCAGCATCGCGACGAAGACGAAGACGATGGGCAGGAACGAGACCGCCGCCGCGAGCCAGGGATTGACGAGCGCGCCGCGAAGCGCCGCATTCATGGTGACGCCGATGGCCTGGAGGGCGCCGGCGACGAGGATGAAGGGATAGAACAGGGGGCCGGTCATGAGCGTGGGATCTTCCGTCGATGCGGTGGGCCGGCCGGGTTCAGAACCGGGCGATGAGAACGATGCCGGCCACCATCAGGCCACCGCCAAGGAGGTGCAGCAGCCCCTGCGGGTTCGCCTGCATGCCGAGCCAGCCGAAATGATCGATGGCCAGCGACGTCAGGATGTTGGCGGTGATGAGCAGCCCGTTGAACGGCCCGGCCCCGACCTTGTCGACGAAGGCGAGGCCCCCGAACACCGCCACCGCTCCGGCGAGCCCGCCCAACGGCGCCCACCACGGCATGCCGCCGAGCTGTTCCAGGCTGGGCAGCGGCGTCGGCATCACCACGAACAGCGTGACGAAGACGAAGACGATGAGCGAGAACGAGACGGAGGCCGCCAGCCACGGATTGACGAGGGCCACGCGCAGGCGCGCGTTCATGGAATTGCCCGCCGCCTGGAGCGCGCCGGCGATGAGGATGAAGGGATAGAGCAGGGCCGCGTTCATGTCGGGTCGTCCTCGGAGCGAAGGGGGAATCAGGGCAGAAGGAGCAGGCCGGCCAGGGCGAGGATCAGGGCCGGCGGCATCACCAGCAGGCCGAGCTTGAGGAAGCGCCAGAAGCCCACATCTTCGCCTTCGCGGCGGATGGCGGTGAGCCACAGGATGGTGGCGAGGGATCCGGTCACCGACAGGTTGGGGCCGAGATCGATGCCGATGAGGATCGCCCCGGCGACCTTCTCGGACACGTCGGCCTGCTGCACCGCCGCGCCCGCGATCAAGCCGGCCGGCAGGTTGTTGACGAGGTTGGAGAGCACCGCCACCAGCGTTCCGCCGCCCCAGGCCGCTGCATCGGGCGAGGCTTGCGCCGCCCGCTTGAGGTGATCCGCGACCAGGGTCAGCACGCCGGTCTTCTCTAGGGCTTCCACCAGCACGAACAGCCCGGCCACCAGGGGCAGGACGCCCCAGGACACGTCCTTGACGACCTCCACCGCACCGCCGCGCTTGATCGCGAGGACGAGGAGCGTGGTGGCGAGCCCGGCGACGAAGGTCGGCAGGCCGAGTTCGAGATCGTAGGCCGAGGCGGCGATGAGGGCCCCGGCGGTGGCGACGATCCCGAGGCCGGCGACCTTGCCGGTGCCCGAGAGCGGCGTCGCCTCGACGTCCCTGGCGAGCAATTGCCGCCGGAGCACGGAGTTCTGGGTCAGGCGCAGGACGATGTAGGTGGCGAGGATGGCCAGGACCGAAGGCAGCGCGAAGCGCGCGAGCCATTCGGGCAGCGGCGGCATGTGCGCGGCGTAGACGACGAGGTTGGCCGGGTTCGAGATCGGCAGAACGAAACTCGCCGCGTTGGCGATGAAGGCGCAGATGAAGAGGTAGGGCAGCGGCTCTGCCTCCGCCGCCTTGGCCGCGGCATAGACCGCCGGCGTCAGCACGACGGCGCA
This region includes:
- the pbpG_1 gene encoding Penicillin-binding protein 2D; this translates as MANGRKGRGREEPNFDVPEGRIGGRGDLDLRLSGDDRAGGGVGRRATSSNGQGEGPRRPSARAKTPARKPRRRSFLGGLFYGTLVLGLWGVIAIAGLVAYHASQLPPIDQLAVPKRPPNIAILASDGSLLANRGETGGRVVSIGELPPYLPRAFVAIEDRRFYSHFGVDPVGIARAVAQNVTRRGVSQGGSTLTQQLAKNLFLTPERSASRKIQEAILALWLEHRYTKDEILELYLNRVYFGAGAYGIEAAAQRYFGKPAKAVTLAEAAMLGGLVQAPSRLAPNRNLPAAQARAAQVLAAMEELGFAKPAEVKLALATPARPASSRGGGSANYVADLVMDVLDDFLPKFDTDIVVTTTVDTRLQGAAEKALVDELNQKGARYNVAQGAVVSMRPDGAIRALIGGRDYAQSQFNRATTAKRQPGSSFKPFVYLAAVERGLTPDTVRDDAPISIKGWNPENYSRDYRGPVPLREALALSLNTVAVRLGQEVGPKAVVQAAQRLGISSPLQANGSLALGTSEVTPLEMVGAYAAFANGGTGVNPYVIANVKSTTGKVLYQRKDTNLGRVMNAETVSMMNAMMHETFVSGTAKKAEVPGWDLAGKTGTSQDFRDAWFIGYSSTLVTGVWLGNDDGESTKKVSGGNLPGEIWKTYMTVALKGQTPTMLPGANHWRNRAPAEVPATTGTAPGGLIGALLGEPQSAAPPPRVAANQRARGPSQDDRNFLEKLFGVGE
- the arsB_1 gene encoding Arsenical pump membrane protein, yielding MFALPVTPHLATWIIAGLATLGVITRPFAWPEAVWAVLGAGALLVLGLISPDAAWDGVRKGTDVYLFLVGMMLLAEIARKEGLFDWLAGIAVRQAKGSATRLFLLVYLVGTVVTVFLSNDACAVVLTPAVYAAAKAAEAEPLPYLFICAFIANAASFVLPISNPANLVVYAAHMPPLPEWLARFALPSVLAILATYIVLRLTQNSVLRRQLLARDVEATPLSGTGKVAGLGIVATAGALIAASAYDLELGLPTFVAGLATTLLVLAIKRGGAVEVVKDVSWGVLPLVAGLFVLVEALEKTGVLTLVADHLKRAAQASPDAAAWGGGTLVAVLSNLVNNLPAGLIAGAAVQQADVSEKVAGAILIGIDLGPNLSVTGSLATILWLTAIRREGEDVGFWRFLKLGLLVMPPALILALAGLLLLP